In the Bacillus shivajii genome, one interval contains:
- a CDS encoding DUF2564 family protein yields MSQPFNDIQQIEMAIKAAQKMVGAATMSMDPDQLQTATQALEDAKRQLQSAKQHDLDSEFIDYSSTLIEKLEHQVDEAKH; encoded by the coding sequence ATGTCACAACCTTTTAACGATATTCAGCAAATTGAAATGGCAATTAAAGCAGCACAAAAAATGGTCGGCGCAGCCACGATGAGTATGGACCCAGACCAGTTACAAACAGCTACTCAAGCCCTTGAAGATGCAAAACGTCAATTACAATCAGCAAAACAGCATGATCTAGATTCCGAGTTTATTGACTATTCGTCAACGTTGATTGAAAAGTTAGAACATCAAGTGGATGAAGCAAAACATTAA
- a CDS encoding THUMP domain-containing class I SAM-dependent RNA methyltransferase: MEKLKLIATAAMGLESIVADEVRSLGYENVSVENGKVVFETDPQGIARANLWLRTADRIKLIVGEFQAETFEELFEQTKALPWAKYISKDAEFPVIGRSVKSKLFSISDCQAIVKKAVVESLKKSYKIDWFDENGPLHRIEVALLKDKATLTIDCSGTGLHKRGYRYLHNEAPLKETLAAAMIKLTNWHPDRPFYDPFCGSGTIAIEAALIGQNIAPGVNREFAFEEWDWYKEEWSNKALEEAEDLANYDQALNILGSDIDHKMIDLAKNNAMEAGFPDIIQFKQMQVKDFRPTEEYGVIVGNPPYGERMQERKYVENLYRDLGQTFKDLDTWSIYMITSHPDFEKLYGKKATKKRKLYNGNIRTDYYQYWGKRPPRK, encoded by the coding sequence ATGGAAAAACTGAAATTAATAGCAACAGCAGCAATGGGTTTAGAATCAATTGTTGCAGATGAAGTTCGTTCACTAGGATATGAAAACGTAAGTGTTGAAAATGGAAAAGTAGTATTTGAAACAGATCCACAGGGAATAGCCCGAGCAAACCTATGGCTGAGAACAGCGGATCGTATCAAACTAATTGTTGGTGAGTTTCAAGCTGAAACATTTGAAGAGTTATTTGAACAGACGAAAGCTTTACCTTGGGCTAAATATATATCAAAAGATGCAGAGTTCCCTGTTATCGGTCGTTCGGTGAAGTCAAAACTTTTCAGTATTTCTGATTGTCAAGCAATTGTAAAAAAGGCAGTAGTAGAAAGCTTAAAGAAAAGTTATAAAATCGATTGGTTCGATGAAAATGGCCCACTACACCGAATTGAGGTTGCTTTGTTAAAAGATAAAGCAACGTTAACAATAGATTGCAGTGGAACAGGTTTACATAAACGTGGATATCGTTATTTGCACAATGAGGCACCTTTGAAAGAAACGTTAGCTGCTGCGATGATAAAATTAACAAATTGGCATCCAGACCGTCCCTTTTATGATCCATTTTGCGGGTCTGGAACGATTGCCATAGAAGCCGCATTAATTGGACAAAATATAGCCCCTGGAGTTAACCGAGAATTCGCTTTTGAAGAATGGGATTGGTATAAAGAAGAATGGTCAAATAAAGCATTAGAAGAAGCTGAAGATTTAGCAAATTATGACCAAGCGTTAAATATTTTAGGGTCTGATATCGATCATAAAATGATTGATCTAGCTAAAAACAATGCGATGGAAGCAGGATTTCCGGACATTATCCAATTTAAACAAATGCAAGTAAAAGATTTCCGACCAACCGAAGAATACGGTGTAATCGTTGGTAACCCTCCGTATGGAGAAAGAATGCAAGAAAGAAAATATGTAGAGAACTTGTACAGAGATCTTGGACAAACGTTTAAAGATCTAGATACATGGTCAATCTATATGATCACTTCACACCCTGATTTTGAAAAGCTTTACGGTAAAAAGGCCACGAAAAAACGTAAGCTATATAACGGAAATATCCGTACTGATTATTATCAGTATTGGGGAAAAAGACCGCCTAGAAAATAA
- a CDS encoding reverse transcriptase-like protein yields the protein MIEVYIDGGSAGDPGPSGVGVLIKGNGVNVNASVPLPPMSNHEAEFHGFIQALKLCKEHELKVLSVRTDSQLLDEAFDKKYVKNEPFKSLLNEALELVENHFDYVFMKWIPSKQNKQADQLAKKAIQKSVEKNGSS from the coding sequence TTGATAGAAGTTTACATTGATGGTGGAAGTGCTGGAGATCCTGGTCCTTCAGGGGTAGGGGTCCTTATAAAAGGGAATGGTGTTAATGTAAATGCAAGTGTTCCGTTACCACCAATGTCAAATCATGAAGCAGAGTTTCATGGCTTTATTCAAGCACTTAAATTGTGTAAAGAACACGAGTTGAAGGTTTTATCGGTTCGAACAGATTCACAGCTTCTAGATGAAGCTTTTGACAAGAAGTATGTAAAAAACGAGCCTTTTAAGTCATTATTGAATGAAGCACTGGAACTAGTTGAGAATCATTTTGATTATGTATTTATGAAATGGATCCCTAGTAAACAAAATAAGCAAGCAGACCAATTAGCTAAAAAAGCGATCCAAAAATCAGTGGAAAAAAATGGATCGTCGTAA
- a CDS encoding ABC transporter ATP-binding protein → MIEFNGVTKTFPDGTEAIRGIDFKVDKGDFFVLIGPSGCGKTTTMKMINRLIDPNEGTIKINGENIKNKDIKKLRWNIGYVLQQIALFPHMTIEENIAVVPELKKWRKEDIRKRVDELLSMVGLDPDTYRNRKPSELSGGQQQRIGVIRALAGDPDIILMDEPFSALDPISREQLQKDIQDLQKKIQKTIIFVTHDMDEALALGNKVCLMKDGQVIQIDSPAQLIQNPANEFVKEFLGGRKDPLSVNVHHLIEKSSKWMVFDSEICEETECERMFVKDKNNNFLGIYNRGSIHHFKFPIHKYTTISEVLKIFKDMKLDVLPIVEENKLLGTVSLKAVAFYLEEQLNEGRAL, encoded by the coding sequence ATGATTGAATTTAATGGGGTGACAAAGACATTCCCGGATGGAACTGAAGCAATTAGGGGAATTGACTTTAAAGTGGACAAGGGAGACTTTTTTGTTTTGATAGGTCCGAGTGGTTGTGGTAAAACAACAACAATGAAAATGATTAATCGGCTGATTGACCCGAATGAGGGAACAATAAAAATTAATGGAGAAAATATTAAAAACAAAGATATTAAAAAGTTAAGGTGGAATATTGGGTATGTATTGCAGCAAATTGCACTTTTTCCACATATGACAATTGAAGAAAATATTGCAGTTGTTCCAGAATTAAAAAAATGGAGAAAGGAAGATATACGTAAGCGCGTTGATGAATTACTTTCAATGGTAGGCTTAGATCCAGATACATACCGAAATCGTAAACCTAGTGAATTATCAGGAGGTCAGCAACAACGAATTGGGGTAATACGTGCATTAGCAGGTGATCCAGATATCATTTTAATGGATGAGCCATTTAGTGCTCTTGACCCAATTAGTCGTGAACAACTACAAAAGGATATACAAGATCTACAAAAAAAAATACAAAAAACGATTATTTTTGTTACCCATGACATGGACGAAGCATTAGCTTTAGGAAACAAGGTATGTTTAATGAAGGATGGACAAGTTATACAAATTGATTCTCCCGCTCAGCTTATTCAAAACCCTGCAAATGAATTTGTTAAAGAGTTTTTAGGTGGGAGGAAAGACCCATTAAGTGTAAATGTACATCACTTAATCGAGAAATCTTCTAAATGGATGGTCTTTGACAGTGAGATATGTGAAGAGACTGAATGCGAACGGATGTTCGTTAAAGATAAAAACAACAATTTTCTTGGAATATATAACAGAGGTTCGATTCATCATTTTAAATTCCCAATACATAAGTACACGACAATTTCTGAGGTATTAAAGATTTTTAAAGATATGAAATTAGATGTTTTACCGATTGTTGAGGAGAATAAGTTATTAGGAACCGTTTCATTAAAAGCGGTCGCATTTTATTTAGAAGAACAGCTTAATGAAGGGAGGGCGCTGTAA
- a CDS encoding HesB/YadR/YfhF family protein — protein MDLTITEKAGQLYKNEMNLEKGEHITLFVRVGGIGSGGFSAGIYKGQPERDFKTYTVNDITFCVSEDDEWYFDGMIIDFDEDRQKVTFVNDRIEDVTNPN, from the coding sequence ATGGATCTCACAATTACTGAAAAAGCTGGTCAATTATATAAAAACGAAATGAACCTTGAAAAAGGAGAACATATCACACTTTTTGTTAGAGTTGGTGGTATTGGTTCCGGAGGTTTCTCTGCAGGTATTTATAAAGGACAGCCTGAACGTGATTTTAAAACATACACAGTTAATGATATTACATTTTGTGTAAGTGAGGATGATGAGTGGTATTTCGATGGAATGATCATCGATTTTGATGAGGATAGACAGAAAGTGACGTTTGTAAATGACCGAATTGAAGATGTAACAAATCCAAATTAA
- a CDS encoding carboxypeptidase M32 gives MVKEIHKTSDAFRDYVKKMMNYKEAIGLAAWDLRTGAPKKGVAQRSEVIGTLSSEIFHMSTSDEMKQFITELKDEPVWNELDDVTKGTVVECEKNLKKFENIPAREYQEYVVLTSKAEAAWEEAKENADFSSFQHYLEKIVDYNRKYVEWVGYEGNKYNALLDDYEPGLTVETIDRVFGQLKDEIVPLVKEVTEAKDQPKTDFLFKEFSEEDQEALSKEILKAMQYDFDAGRLDKTVHPFAIGLNPGDVRVTTKYDETDFRTAVFGTIHEGGHALYEQNVGQKYVGTPLCTGTSMGIHESQSLFWENFVGRNKAFWEKYYDVLKKHASGQLDDIDLDTYYRGINVAGPSLIRIEADEMTYSLHIILRYELEKALINGELEVKDLPRAWNDKMEELLGVRPSHDGEGVLQDVHWSGGAFGYFPSYALGYVYAAQLKSAMNDEIEDFDELLRTGNLAPIKEWLTSHVHQYGKSKQPLEILKDTTGEDINADHLINYLKNKYRSVYKL, from the coding sequence ATGGTTAAAGAGATACATAAAACAAGTGATGCATTTCGAGATTATGTAAAGAAGATGATGAATTACAAAGAAGCAATTGGATTAGCGGCATGGGATTTGCGAACAGGTGCACCGAAAAAAGGTGTCGCTCAAAGATCTGAAGTAATCGGTACCTTATCATCTGAAATCTTTCATATGTCAACGTCTGATGAAATGAAACAATTTATAACGGAATTAAAAGATGAGCCTGTTTGGAATGAATTGGATGATGTAACAAAAGGTACTGTAGTAGAATGTGAGAAAAACTTGAAGAAATTTGAAAACATCCCAGCAAGAGAATATCAAGAATATGTCGTATTAACCTCTAAAGCTGAAGCAGCATGGGAAGAAGCAAAAGAAAATGCTGATTTTTCTTCTTTTCAACATTACTTAGAAAAAATTGTTGATTATAACCGTAAATATGTTGAATGGGTTGGCTATGAAGGCAATAAATACAACGCGTTGCTTGATGATTATGAGCCTGGTTTGACAGTAGAAACAATTGATCGAGTATTTGGTCAGTTAAAAGACGAAATCGTACCGCTCGTAAAAGAAGTGACGGAAGCGAAAGACCAACCGAAAACAGATTTCTTATTCAAAGAGTTTTCTGAAGAGGACCAAGAAGCTTTAAGTAAAGAGATATTAAAAGCGATGCAGTATGATTTTGATGCAGGTCGTTTAGATAAAACTGTTCATCCTTTTGCAATTGGTTTAAACCCTGGAGATGTTCGTGTCACAACCAAATATGATGAGACAGATTTTCGTACAGCAGTGTTTGGAACGATACATGAAGGTGGTCACGCGCTATATGAACAAAATGTCGGTCAGAAATATGTTGGAACCCCATTATGTACAGGAACTTCTATGGGCATTCATGAATCGCAATCATTATTTTGGGAAAACTTTGTCGGTCGAAATAAAGCTTTTTGGGAAAAATATTATGATGTATTAAAAAAGCATGCCTCTGGTCAGTTAGATGATATTGATCTTGACACATATTATCGTGGGATTAATGTGGCGGGACCATCTCTTATTCGGATAGAAGCAGATGAAATGACATATTCTCTTCATATCATTTTACGTTACGAGCTAGAAAAAGCACTTATTAACGGAGAACTTGAAGTGAAAGACTTACCACGTGCTTGGAACGATAAAATGGAAGAGCTTCTAGGTGTCCGACCATCTCATGATGGTGAAGGGGTACTACAAGATGTTCATTGGTCAGGTGGTGCATTTGGTTACTTCCCTTCATACGCTCTAGGATACGTCTATGCTGCACAACTTAAAAGTGCAATGAATGATGAGATTGAAGATTTTGATGAGTTATTACGTACTGGAAACTTAGCCCCGATCAAAGAGTGGTTAACAAGTCATGTTCATCAATACGGGAAAAGTAAACAACCGTTAGAAATATTAAAAGATACCACTGGAGAAGACATAAATGCAGATCATCTAATTAATTATCTAAAGAACAAATATCGGTCTGTTTATAAACTATAA
- the gpsB gene encoding cell division regulator GpsB: MGQNRISRLTQKDILEKDFKTGIRGYNQDEVDQFLDTIIKDYDAFENRIDWLEKEVERLKKETVTLSEHTKRHQPQSQSQSQPQTGNTNYDILRRLSNLEKHVFGSKLNDS, translated from the coding sequence TTGGGACAAAATAGAATTTCTCGACTTACACAAAAGGATATTTTAGAGAAGGATTTTAAGACAGGCATTCGTGGATATAATCAAGATGAAGTAGACCAATTTTTAGATACAATTATTAAAGATTACGATGCTTTTGAAAATCGCATTGACTGGCTGGAAAAAGAAGTGGAGCGTTTGAAGAAAGAAACTGTGACGTTAAGTGAACATACGAAACGTCATCAACCACAAAGTCAATCACAAAGTCAACCACAAACAGGGAACACGAATTACGATATATTACGTCGTTTATCGAATCTTGAAAAGCATGTATTCGGCAGTAAACTTAATGATTCGTAA
- a CDS encoding SLOG family protein has product MYSVLAVTGYKPHEIGIFNEKHEHLPYLKQAIKKKIQHLKEEYDINWFITSGQPGVELWAAEAAIELKEIYSDIKVGTLAPFFEQEERWQDPLKDLYLKVWENSDYKDYITKRKYESPQQLKLKNQFIIDKSDALLVLYDEYTEGSPEYYLTYAKKKGEATGYPIIYLTPDEIEETIREQMDDHGWN; this is encoded by the coding sequence ATGTACTCTGTTTTAGCAGTTACCGGATATAAGCCTCATGAAATTGGAATATTCAATGAAAAACATGAACACCTCCCATATTTGAAACAGGCAATAAAGAAAAAAATTCAACACTTAAAAGAAGAATATGATATCAATTGGTTTATTACGAGTGGACAACCGGGTGTGGAATTATGGGCTGCAGAAGCTGCTATTGAATTGAAGGAAATATACTCTGACATTAAGGTCGGGACGTTAGCACCATTTTTTGAACAGGAAGAGCGTTGGCAGGACCCATTAAAGGACTTGTATTTGAAAGTTTGGGAAAACAGCGATTATAAAGATTACATAACGAAAAGAAAGTATGAAAGCCCTCAACAGCTGAAGCTTAAAAATCAATTTATTATTGATAAAAGTGATGCCTTATTAGTACTTTATGACGAGTATACAGAAGGATCACCTGAATACTATTTAACATATGCAAAGAAAAAGGGAGAAGCTACAGGGTATCCAATCATATACTTAACTCCAGATGAAATTGAAGAAACGATAAGAGAACAGATGGATGATCATGGATGGAATTGA
- the moaA gene encoding GTP 3',8-cyclase MoaA produces the protein MENLLTDRLGRPLRDLRISVTDRCNFRCRYCMPPEIFNKDYKFLPKTEVLTFEEITHLSKLFVDIAGVRKLRITGGEPLMRQDLPKLIHQLNEIDGVDDIAMTTNGSLIPRYAKQLKDAGLKRVTISLDCLNDEKFRYINGRNIGIDQVLHGIDAALEHDMEVKINMVVKRGMNDEDILPMAKYFKDTGVILRYIEYMDVGNSNGWKLDHVVSKEEIFDTINKEMPIEPIDPNYTGEVADRFRYKGTNHEIGIISSVTDAFCSTCSRARLSAEGKLVTCLFASKGHDLRDILRSGANDEEIATQIKNIWNHRDDRYSEERLKYTDKKEMKKIEMSHIGG, from the coding sequence ATGGAAAATCTATTAACAGATCGTCTCGGCAGACCTTTAAGGGATTTGCGAATTTCAGTTACAGATCGTTGTAACTTTCGTTGCCGGTATTGTATGCCGCCTGAAATCTTTAATAAAGACTATAAATTTTTACCGAAAACAGAAGTATTAACATTTGAAGAAATTACTCATTTATCTAAGTTATTTGTTGATATAGCAGGAGTAAGGAAATTACGAATTACGGGTGGAGAACCGTTAATGCGTCAAGATTTACCCAAACTCATTCATCAATTAAATGAAATTGATGGTGTTGATGATATTGCAATGACTACAAATGGCTCTTTGATCCCTCGTTACGCAAAACAATTAAAAGATGCGGGACTTAAGCGCGTAACAATTAGTTTAGATTGCTTAAATGATGAGAAATTTCGCTATATAAATGGTCGTAATATTGGTATTGACCAAGTGTTACATGGTATTGATGCCGCATTAGAACACGATATGGAAGTAAAAATTAATATGGTTGTAAAACGTGGAATGAATGATGAAGACATTCTTCCGATGGCAAAATATTTTAAAGATACAGGTGTTATCTTAAGGTACATTGAGTATATGGATGTAGGAAATTCAAACGGCTGGAAACTCGATCATGTTGTAAGTAAAGAGGAAATCTTTGATACGATCAATAAAGAAATGCCAATTGAACCGATCGATCCAAACTATACTGGTGAAGTAGCAGACCGTTTTCGATATAAAGGGACAAATCACGAAATCGGGATAATATCTTCAGTGACAGATGCTTTTTGTTCAACATGTTCAAGAGCACGGCTTTCAGCTGAAGGGAAGCTAGTGACATGTTTGTTTGCTTCAAAAGGGCACGATTTACGTGATATTTTACGTTCTGGAGCAAATGATGAAGAGATTGCTACGCAGATTAAAAACATTTGGAATCATCGAGATGATCGTTATTCTGAAGAACGATTAAAGTATACAGATAAAAAAGAAATGAAGAAAATTGAAATGAGTCACATTGGTGGCTAA